The Pan paniscus chromosome 12, NHGRI_mPanPan1-v2.0_pri, whole genome shotgun sequence genome window below encodes:
- the SOWAHC gene encoding ankyrin repeat domain-containing protein SOWAHC, which translates to MEGPAEWDPEAALGPEAVLRFLAERGGRALHAELVQHFRGALGGEPEQRARARAHFKELVNAVATVRVDPADGAKYVHLKKRFCEGPSEPSGDPPRIQVTAEPEAPDGPAGPEARDRLPDAAAPESLPGQGRELGEGEPPAAAHWPPLSAGARRKNSRRDVQPLPRTPAPGPSEDLELPPHGCEEADRGSSLVGATAQRPARQNLRDLVMGSSPQLKRSVCPGGSSPGSSSGGGRGRGGGDSDSASVASSSAEEESSGGGSVTLDPLEHAWMLSASDGKWDSLEGLLTCEPGLLVKRDFITGFTCLHWAAKHGRQELLAMLVNFANKHQLPVNINARTSGGYTALHLAAMHGHVEVVKLLVGAYDADVDIRDYSGKKASQYLSQSIAEEIKNLVGALDEGDGESAAGSGGGRWRLSKVLPSHLITYKLSHALEDGGDHHHHHHHHHHHSAEGWVGGKAKDPGRKASGSSSGRIKPRLNKIRFRTQIVHTTPSFRDPEQPLEDRGEEGVEEERSGKGHSSFKLRPKSNVFG; encoded by the coding sequence ATGGAGGGGCCGGCAGAGTGGGACCCCGAGGCGGCGCTGGGCCCCGAGGCGGTGCTGCGCTTCCTGGCGGAGCGCGGGGGCCGGGCCCTGCACGCCGAGCTGGTGCAGCACTTCAGGGGCGCCCTGGGCGGCGAACCGGAGCAGCGCGCCCGCGCCCGCGCGCACTTCAAGGAGCTGGTGAACGCCGTGGCCACTGTGCGCGTCGATCCCGCCGACGGCGCCAAGTACGTGCACCTCAAGAAGAGGTTCTGTGAAGGGCCGTCCGAGCCCTCCGGGGACCCGCCGCGAATCCAGGTGACCGCCGAGCCCGAGGCCCCCGACGGCCCTGCCGGGCCCGAGGCGCGCGATCGGCTCCCCGACGCAGCGGCCCCGGAGTCGCTCCCTGGACAGGGCCGCGAGCTGGGCGAGGGAGAGCCCCCCGCCGCCGCGCACTGGCCGCCCCTGAGCGCCGGGGCTCGCAGGAAGAACTCGCGGCGCGACGTGCAGCCCCTACCGCGGACTCCAGCCCCGGGGCCCAGCGAGGACCTGGAGCTCCCGCCACATGGCTGCGAGGAGGCGGACAGGGGCAGCTCCCTTGTGGGGGCTACCGCACAGAGGCCGGCCCGCCAGAACCTCCGTGACCTGGTGATGGGCAGCTCCCCGCAGCTGAAGAGGAGCGTGTGTCCCGGGGGCAGCAGCCCGGGCAGCTCCTCCGGGGGCGGACGCGGCAGAGGCGGGGGCGACTCAGACAGCGCTTCGGTGGCCTCGTCGTCCGCGGAGGAGGAGAGCAGCGGCGGAGGCTCCGTGACGCTGGACCCCCTGGAGCACGCGTGGATGCTCTCTGCCTCCGATGGCAAGTGGGACAGCCTGGAGGGCTTGCTCACCTGCGAGCCGGGCCTGCTGGTCAAGCGGGACTTCATTACCGGCTTCACTTGCCTGCATTGGGCCGCCAAGCACGGCAGGCAGGAGCTTCTGGCCATGCTAGTCAACTTCGCCAACAAACACCAGCTGCCGGTGAACATCAACGCCAGGACGAGCGGGGGTTACACCGCCCTGCACTTGGCAGCCATGCACGGCCACGTGGAGGTGGTGAAGCTGCTGGTGGGGGCCTACGACGCCGATGTGGACATCAGGGACTACAGTGGGAAAAAGGCCTCCCAGTACCTGAGTCAGAGCATCGCCGAGGAGATCAAGAACCTGGTGGGAGCCCTGGACGAGGGTGACGGGGAAAGCGCCGCGGGTAGCGGCGGTGGGCGCTGGAGGCTTTCAAAGGTGCTTCCCTCGCATCTCATCACCTACAAACTCTCACACGCCCTAGAAGATGGAGgagaccatcaccaccatcaccatcaccaccatcaccactcgGCTGAGGGCTGGGTCGGAGGCAAAGCCAAGGATCCAGGGCGCAAAGCCTCGGGCAGCTCTAGTGGACGTATAAAACCCAGACTCAACAAAATCCGATTCAGAACCCAGATTGTCCACACCACACCCTCTTTCAGGGACCCAGAACAGCCACTGGAGGACaggggggaggagggagtggaGGAGGAACGGTCTGGTAAAGGCCACTCGTCCTTCAAATTGAGACCAAAGTCCAATGTGTTTGGGTAA